A single window of Periophthalmus magnuspinnatus isolate fPerMag1 chromosome 9, fPerMag1.2.pri, whole genome shotgun sequence DNA harbors:
- the atad1a gene encoding outer mitochondrial transmembrane helix translocase yields the protein MVLKDLPREALLRPLSRNEVLGMLVRLTIFGAATYYGIKWVVEAMDPTYKQKNQAKKRAEQLMKSIGVEGVSLTEYEMNIASHLVDPQTMKVTWRDIAGLDEIVHELQDTVILPFQKRHLLAGSKLFQPPKGVLLFGPPGCGKTMIAKATARASGCKFINLQASTLTDMWYGESQKLTAAVFSLAVKIQPCIIFIDEIESFLRNRSSLDHEATAMMKAQFMSLWDGLDTSTTTQVMVMGATNRPQDVDPAILRRMPTTFHVGLPNARQRQDILRLILAGENLSNAINLKEIAEKTEGYSGSDLRELCRDAAMYRVRDYVRKEQMRQIAQQLQDNEEEEEKPVSEGRLRPVTQLDLLFGLDKMKESKRATAIMSPCAADVPLD from the exons ATGGTGCTGAAAGATCTTCCCAGAGAGGCTCTCCTGAGGCCTCTGTCTCGAAATGAAGTCTTGGGGATGCTGGTCAGGCTGACTATCTTTGGAGCTGCTACTTACTACGGCATCAAATGGGTGGTGGAGGCTATGGATCCAACTTACAAGCAGAAAAATCAGGCCAAGAAACGG GCAGAGCAGCTGATGAAAAGCATTGGCGTTGAGGGAGTCAGCCTGACAGAGTACGAGATGAACATCGCATCTCACCTTGTTGATCCTCAAACTATGAAg GTGACCTGGAGAGATATTGCTGGTCTTGATGAAATTGTACATGAGCTTCAGGACACAGTAATCTTGCCATTTCAGAAAAGACACCTGCTGGCGGGATCCAAACTTTTCCAACCCCCTAAAG GTGTTTTGCTGTTTGGTCCTCCTGGCTGTGGGAAGACTATGATTGCTAAAGCCACAGCCCGAGCCTCTGGATGTAAGTTTATAAACCTGCAGGCATCGACCCTGACTGACATGTGGTATGGAGAATCCCAGAAGCTGACTGCTGCTGTTTTCTCACTGGCTGTCAAAATCCAGCCCTGCATCATCTTTATTGATGAAATTG aGTCATTTTTAAGGAACCGATCCAGTCTTGACCATGAGGCCACAGCTATGATGAAAGCCCAGTTCATGAGTCTCTGGGATGGGCTGGATACATCCACAACAACTCAG gtAATGGTTATGGGCGCAACAAACAGGCCCCAGGATGTGGACCCAGCCATTCTTCGCCGGATGCCTACCACTTTTCATGTGGGACTACCA AATGCAAGGCAAAGACAGGATATCCTGCGTCTGATTTTAGCCGGTGAAAAT TTGAGCAATGCGATAAACCTCAAAGAAATTGCAGAGAAGACAGAGGGGTACTCAGGCAGTGACCTCCGGGAACTGTGCCGGGACGCAGCAATGTATCGTGTGAGAGATTACGTCCGAAAGGAGCAAATGAGACAGATCGCACAGCAGCTCCAGGACaacgaagaggaggaagagaa ACCCGTGAGTGAAGGGCGCTTGAGGCCAGTAACTCAACTTGATCTCCTCTTTGGACTGGACAAGATGAAGGAATCCAAACGTGCAACAGCTATCATGTCACCTTGTGCTGCAGATGTGCCACTGGACTAA